A stretch of DNA from Cannabis sativa cultivar Pink pepper isolate KNU-18-1 chromosome X, ASM2916894v1, whole genome shotgun sequence:
GAAATATTAGTTTGGGAGTAGATAATGTTTGTAACATCATGAGTATTAGTATTAAGTAGCTATTGTTTCATTatcaaaacatatataattatgattaaaaaaaaacatatataattattaacaaATTGAATTTTAAACTTTGTCTCTTGTACATTACTTTTTGTTTAATGTAAATctgtcgaattggtcaagaaagaaaataaaagtcgACCCATTCctatcatattttaaatatataaatattctaaatgcaTGATCTCAGAAATTTCATATTCTAATAAGAAAGGATAAAATCTCATATCATCAATATAAGAGTGTTGATAGTACGTTTTTAGacttattcaaatttaattaattatatattgaatagtaaattttattatccgatccaatctaattaatttcagttattcaatcaatttaatatttattagatATTAGATTGGATCGATTCTATTCATTTGATGTTCTAATAGTTTAATTCAAGTTTATCCAACATGTTAAACTTAGTATTTTTTGAATCGGATCAGATTCATCTAATATGTATTGGATTGAATCTATCAAATccgacaaaaataaaattttaatgataattttgatacatatatatattttacatataataatataaaatctaattactcatctaaactaaattaaaatactaattagttcgattaCATGGTGGATGTATTAGATTTCTAGACACCTCATTCATCTAACATCCTATTCGATCCAATTgcatattcaaaaataatatccAATCTAATCCGAACACAATTGAATATTCAATATTCACTATTCAATCATAATTAAATCGTTAGTTGTACAACTCTAATCTAATATGtataaaatatgtttttttaatCTTAGCATGAAATTATAGACTTCACAAGCATTAATAAGTTGACTTCTAATAGTAATTCATattcaaaccaaaccaaaccgaaATTTCACCCCAAATTCCTTAACCAATCAAATCAAACAAACAAAAGATGTAAAcatattcattatataaaaacaacacaataacaaaaaaactcaaagagaaagaaagaacccaaaacaataataatgaaaaatctcATAATCTTCCTATTTCTCTGTTTTTCTCTTCTTCAAAATCCAAACCCCATTTCCTCAACCAAACTACTAACCAAAACAAAAAGCTTCACATACGAAACATTTGATGAAGGAAAAGACACACCTTTCTTCAAATTTAGTGCCTCTTCAATTGATCTAAACGCCCTTCAATTAACACCAGACAATGAAAACCAACCAAATGGTTACAACAACAAATCAGGTCGTATCATGTATTACAAGCCATACAAGCTTTGGTCATCTCAAAACGACGACGTAATAGCCTCATTCAACACAAACTTTGTCATGAACTTGTATCGAAACAAGGATTGGGAAGCCGGGGAAGGACTCACTTTTCTCATAGCTCCATTTGGTGATGAGTTACCTGAACAGAGTTATGGACAGTGGCTTGGTTTAACCAATGCAACAACAGATGGTAACCCAAGTAACCAAATAGTTGCTATTGAATTTGATACCAAAAGTCAAGGGTTTGACCCAGATGGTAGCCATATTGGTCTTAATGTTAACTCAGTGGTTTCTAATAAGACTGTTCTTGTTGATCAGTTTGAGCCAACTGTGAATTACAGTGTTTGGATTGAATATAATGGTGGGTCTAAATTAATAGAAGTTTTCATGGCTAATGATGGTGATGACAAGCCAAAAAAGCCTCTTCTTAGTGAGAAAATAAACTTGAAAAATCATGTCAAACAATTTTCTTACTTGGGTTTTTCGGGTTCAACAGGGGACCCTTCAAAACAATTCAACTGTGTCATTAGATGGAAGCTTGAAATCGATGACTTGAGTCCCAAGAAACCTTGGAATTGGAAGACATTGTTAATTGGGGTTTTGGTTGGTTTAATGTTATTGGGTTTGGTTTTGGTGTTGTTGTGTTTAAAGATGAGAAAGAAGAGAGGTGTTAAAGATGAAGAGTCCAATGTTTTGGGAACACTTAAAAGGTTGCCTGGGATGCCTAGAGAGTTTAAGTTTAAGGATTTGAAAAAGGGTACTAATAATTTTGATGAGAGTATGATTTTGGGAAAAGGTGGATTTGGTGTTGTTTATAGAGGTGTTCTTAATgaagataataataatgataatgaaGTAGCTGTGAAGAAATTTTCAAGGGATAATTTGGATGGTAAAGAAGATTTCTTGGCTGAACTTACTATTATTCATCGTCTTCGTCATAAACATCTTGTTCGATTAGAAGGTATGCAAATCAAATCCTTAAcaattttaatttcatttttttttaaatttgtgtaAGAAATTGAAAAAGTATGCcctttgacttttttttttttttttgataaataatcaaacttcatTGAATAGAAATGTTTGTGGAAAGAACATAATCTCATTAAGAACTTTACaaagtttttataat
This window harbors:
- the LOC115702830 gene encoding probable L-type lectin-domain containing receptor kinase S.5 — encoded protein: MKNLIIFLFLCFSLLQNPNPISSTKLLTKTKSFTYETFDEGKDTPFFKFSASSIDLNALQLTPDNENQPNGYNNKSGRIMYYKPYKLWSSQNDDVIASFNTNFVMNLYRNKDWEAGEGLTFLIAPFGDELPEQSYGQWLGLTNATTDGNPSNQIVAIEFDTKSQGFDPDGSHIGLNVNSVVSNKTVLVDQFEPTVNYSVWIEYNGGSKLIEVFMANDGDDKPKKPLLSEKINLKNHVKQFSYLGFSGSTGDPSKQFNCVIRWKLEIDDLSPKKPWNWKTLLIGVLVGLMLLGLVLVLLCLKMRKKRGVKDEESNVLGTLKRLPGMPREFKFKDLKKGTNNFDESMILGKGGFGVVYRGVLNEDNNNDNEVAVKKFSRDNLDGKEDFLAELTIIHRLRHKHLVRLEGWCYEKGKLLLVYDYMPNGSVEKHLNSNQTTLSWQHRHKILKGVASALHYLHNEYDQKVVHRDLKASNILLDSNFNARLGDFGLARALENEKNSYAELELCGVPGTMGYVAPECFHTGKASPESDVFGFGAVVLEVVTGRSPGVKIQHEKDQFTLVDWVWMLHREGRIEEAVDERLRRDGGEYDVGEANRLLLLGLACSQPEASFRPQTQAICQIIAETMPPPHVPPFKPVFTWPSMSTVAFSSNESSFSHILSNSVSSSAQI